TTCTTTTGTCGATTAGCAATTTGCCAGCTTCCAATTTTAACCTCCGGCCAAAACTACTCATGTGCAGCCGTGCAGGTGCGCTCGCCAGAAGCCTGATGTTTGAGCCCGACGACCTGCTCGCCGCAGCCCGCACCGCCGCGCTCGAGTCCTCGGACAGGCTGGTGCCGACAGCCGATGATGCCGTGGAGAAGGACAGGTCGGAGCGCGCGCCCGTGGAGACCGTGCAGGGGAACAAGGCGGCTGCCAGGGACGCCGGCGCTGCTGGCCGCTCTCGCCTTTTCTCGCCTTTTTGACGTTGCTGCTGAAGCAACAGATGCGGAAGCAGCCCATCGGTTGGAGCAAAAGGAGGCAGGGGGGCTCAGCTCGCGGTGGCTTCTCGTCTCGCCTCGCCTTCTCCATCGCCTCCACAGAGATCAAAATCGAGACGGGAACAAGCAAGACAAACGAAATCAAAGCCGATCAAACGGAACAAGCTTTTCTGCCTCTTCCTgtttctcctcttcttcttcctcccaacCTACAATACAGCCAATCTCCCTTTAAGCTAATTTGCTTGCTCCTGAACGCCAGCTCCCTGGTTGGCTCGCTTCGCGCCTGCTCGGGCCGcgtgcccgcgcccgcgccagaCTGGCCACCCGCATCCATGTCTAGGCCCCGCCATGCCTAGCCGGCCGGCAGCACCTGCGCTCTACCGGCGCGCCTGCCCCACCTGGCCGGCTGGAGCGCCCGCACCCCCGCAGCCTGCCTTGCCTCGCACTGCCGCAGCCAGCCGCTCGCCGTGCCTACTTGCCTTGGTCAGGGAGGTCGGGGGCTAGGGGAAGCACGGTGATTTGGCTGAATAGGAAGAGATGAGGGGCATTCTTATCTTTTTTCCATATTACGAAgggttttctttttttcccctaATTTGTTTATTCTGTTTGCAACCAACGGAGTTAAGAACAGGGGCAAACGGAGTCTTCAATTTTAAAAAGTAGGGGTAAAATCACAAAGCGAACGAAAACGAGGTAAAATCACAATTGTAGTTCGTAGTAAGGGTAAAAACGCAATAACCCCTTAAAAATTAGTCGCGTGAGCTTGAAATAACAGAATGTGGTGCCGCACACTTTTAGCATCAGGCAATCACAACATCTCAAAATTCAGTCCTGCAAGAGGAATGCCTCCACACCAAGATTTGTGTCTCAATTCTAAGCAGACACGAAACCAGTAATCGTGTGTACTGAGTACATGTATCCCAGTTATACCAGCCAGTACAGTTTCTCAGAAGTTAGTGCATGTGTTGCAAAGACTAATTTGGTAAGACAAACCACCATATTTCCTGAGTAAGATTAAGAACATGTGCAAGTAGAAACTACTTGGAACAGAACGTACTTTAGTTGTTGTTTCATGATAAGATGGGCAGGACATTGACTGCAACTCACCTGTTGTTTCTCAAGGCAACCAAGCTAGCCACCACGTCAGCTGACAAAGCATAAATTGGCCCGTACGCATGAAGGAAGTATTCAGATCCGAGTAAGAAGGATTGGGGCTCATACCTGCATCTCTCAAAAGAACAGAACCAACCAACATAATTAGTTATTGTCTTATTATTCCCCAGATGCTCATAAGTTATCACTTATGAGCATGAACCCGCAGATAAACCAAGCAATTCATCTAAATGATGCCATCCAAGGGGGCTTTATGTGCAAATACAATGCAACGGTTGTGCACTCAGGCACAACCAAACATATGAAGGATTTGTAAGCACACCAACCCCTCCTAGTTTAATTAGGACACTTAACACCCCTAGGGCTCTGCTTTTCTAATTTAATCAAGCATTCCTAATATACTAACTCCTTAGCCCAAATCTTCTTTCCTAATTAACAAAACTATCCAATCAATCGACTACAACTCCCAGACAAGTAAAAGAGCTCCTGGCTGGTTTCCTCTAGAGCCAGACATCACAACAGTTAGTAATGGAGAAAAACATTTAATTTCAAGCTGAAAGATTGGGTATCCAGAAACATAATGAATTAAATTAAAAGTTTTGGTCCAAGAATGCAACTATGGAAGTTCAGATTAATCATCAGTTCATGGCTACTTTACACATAGTTAGCATGATACTCTAGGCATTTCTTTTCCTCTGGGGGGATCAATTCAGCTTTCCAATAGAAACACTCCGAAAAGAGGAGCTCATTATAACATTAAATAATAAGACTAACCATTTCAACTTAGGATCAGTGAAAACTGGCCCCTTCTTCATGCATCCAATATATGTTTGTGGATGTGGCCGCTCTTTAGCCAGAAGCAAGGAAAGTCTATCTGCACAAAGAGAAATAACTGGTGTAAGCATCAACATTTCAAAAGGAAGGATGCCTATTAGGCAGTCATTAAAAGGAGATATTGGGATATTATCACTCACCTGGTCGCAGGTAAATGTCATCATCAGCTTTAACATAGAAATCAGAATCATACAATGCATAGGCAGCCTTAAAGAAGGCTAACCTAAAAACATAAGACAAATCAGCATCCTGAATTGATACAGAACAATCATATGTAAATAGCTCTATTTCCTTACGTTTTGTATGGGAGCCTGCTATACTCCTCCAAAATATCTAAAAGCACAAAATCATCAAATTCTTCAACTTCTCTGTCAAGAGCGGTCATCTTGTTCTTTGAGTTGCTTTTCCCAATCACGAACCGGAATGCCAGACCAGTAGCTTCCTCCAATCTGCAATGCAGAGAACAGAAAGGACAACCATTCATTGTAAGGGATAGAAAGCATCACCAAAGGGAAAACAATGATAAAAAATCAAAGACAGTGGATAATCACCAAGCATAGTTGGAACAATTGGACAGCAAAGTGAAATTAGAGAAAATCAAAGACAGTGGATAGTCACCAAGCATAGACAATTCTACTGCCATACAGTGATTTCTATATTGGCAAATAATTTATCAGGAGTTCCGGTATATATAGATCATCAGCATTTGCCTTTTTGATGATCTGAGAACCAATTGGAAATAACAGAATATTTGAGTGGATCGCAGTTACTTCCAGATAAGAGAAATGAATATATGGAAACTACCAAACCAACTCTTATAAGCAATTAATACAAGTTTGCAACAAATCCCACACCACATTACTAACAGCAGCAGAGTAGCAGTAAACAACGACATCAACAGTTCAAGCTCCTAACAGCTAGATCCCGATCAGCAGAAGAGAAAACGAACTAGCAAGCCGTGATACCAGCGACTAACCGAAGTAGGCCCTGGCGATCCGCGGGGAGCCACGTCCGCCTAAGCGCGCGGCGTCGCCCGATGGAGCTGAACCCGGTGAAGATCCCGACGAAGGCCATGACCTTGTGCCGGCCGCGCGATCCGGTGGCGAGGTGGGCCGGGAGCTCCGCGGAGCCCGCGGCGGAGACATCCCCGGGGCGGCGGTCCCACGCGACGGAGACGGAGAGCGGGCGGGAGGAGTCCGGGCAGCGGctgcgcgcggcgggcggggatCCGGAGAGGGtaagggcggcggcgaggaagccGGCGAGGCCGAAGAGGAGGCAGGCCGCGGAGAAGGCCGGCGAGGAGAGCAGCCGGCGCAGCGCCCCCGCGCGGCGCGAGGAGGGGGTCGAGGAGGCGAAGAAGACCTTGGGGGAGCTCGGcatggcggcgggcgggcggggccggccggccggtcctCCTCCCCTGCGCGCGACGCcggcacgggcgggcggcgTCGGTCGGATCGGAGCTCGGGAGTCGGGAGTGGGGGAAGGAAGGAGGCGGAGCGGGTTGGGGGTGGCCACGGCCGTTTGGAAGCCCAGTTGGTCGAGCCGAGCCGTGGGGCCCCGGTTGGTGCGACGCCTCGTTTTTCTTATGCGGCCGGCCCTCGTGGGGTGGACAAAAGTGCCGAAGACAAAGGACTATGGCCCATGTGCCAGATCCTATTGGGCAGCTGCCGGCCCAAGGAATCAGCGTGGCGTACGGAAATACGAAGAGAATGGCAGCACTGTACCAAGGTTTTTAAAAAGTTTGTCAAAAGTGTCCTTGACGGGCTAATGCAAGTTGATTTATGAACGGGCATTTTGATTCGTCAAGATTAATTTATGTTCACGGGTCATCAAAACATGATGCTTGAAACAAGATTTTTAGCTTAAAAAATATATACTCCCTGCGTCCcgaattattagtcgttttaacttttctaaataCGTAAATTTTATTATGAA
The genomic region above belongs to Panicum hallii strain FIL2 chromosome 4, PHallii_v3.1, whole genome shotgun sequence and contains:
- the LOC112888751 gene encoding probable beta-1,3-galactosyltransferase 14 isoform X1, whose translation is MPSSPKVFFASSTPSSRRAGALRRLLSSPAFSAACLLFGLAGFLAAALTLSGSPPAARSRCPDSSRPLSVSVAWDRRPGDVSAAGSAELPAHLATGSRGRHKVMAFVGIFTGFSSIGRRRALRRTWLPADRQGLLRLEEATGLAFRFVIGKSNSKNKMTALDREVEEFDDFVLLDILEEYSRLPYKTLAFFKAAYALYDSDFYVKADDDIYLRPDRLSLLLAKERPHPQTYIGCMKKGPVFTDPKLKWYEPQSFLLGSEYFLHAYGPIYALSADVVASLVALRNNSFRMFSNEDVTIGSWMLAMNVNHENTHALCEPDCTESSIAVWDIPKCSGLCHPEVKMLELHQRKECTGGPTVAAEVSESDDR
- the LOC112888751 gene encoding probable beta-1,3-galactosyltransferase 14 isoform X2, which encodes MPSSPKVFFASSTPSSRRAGALRRLLSSPAFSAACLLFGLAGFLAAALTLSGSPPAARSRCPDSSRPLSVSVAWDRRPGDVSAAGSAELPAHLATGSRGRHKVMAFVGIFTGFSSIGRRRALRRTWLPADRQGLLRLEEATGLAFRFVIGKSNSKNKMTALDREVEEFDDFVLLDILEEYSRLPYKTLAFFKAAYALYDSDFYVKADDDIYLRPDRLSLLLAKERPHPQTYIGCMKKGPVFTDPKLKWYEPQSFLLGSEYFLHAYGPIYALSADVVASLVALRNNRLGGRRRGETGRGRKACSV